The Cystobacter fuscus DSM 2262 genome contains a region encoding:
- a CDS encoding protein kinase domain-containing protein — protein MSTPDEIFPPGYRLGRYEILQRVGVGGMGVVYQARDTERGTIVALKTLHRLEPGALLRLKNEFRFMANVNHPNLVSLHELMSVDDRWFFTMEYIDGEDFWVRLQRAVQENAGATAFPPSHTVTSVKDLNQDATATMASVPESSPGSENGPGAAAFAEAPPRPLLPAEEIRHIFRQIALAIDALHSARRLHCDIKPRNVLLARDGRVVLVDFGLSKNRAEPSVSELAGTPAYISPEQIAGLPASEASDWFSFGVMLYETLTGRKAFSRSRLMGAKALSEPPSLPPSNEVPEDLGTLCRALLQRDPSLRPKGHEVLALLGQATGAPLEAASRDGGLIGREEHLAALWDAYTAVGIGGRTVVVHVHGLSGMGKTALVHRFFAAIGEQRGAIVLSGRCYERESVPYKAFDPLIDALARYLQTLPLAEAQALAPQHLPELLRIFPVLRQVEAFSRVEPSPTDSGRDQQELRLRAFRGFKELLARLAQNNRVVLHIDDLQWGDQDSIIALGELIDPPDAPRLLLLCGYRTGEGEAAGLLVAHRARGAVLENPLDVREVVLGPLTEEQSRQLAATLLQVDVTDPRVHAIAREAHGSPFFVEELVQYTRSRGAQGPELASVSLDQVVLSRVAQLPEHVRRLLELVAVAGRPVEQGLVSDAAGIQTDPQAPWTLLRSTNLVRTRGARAEDLVECYHDRIRESVSNHLPALVLTGHHLKLATLLENRGGAEPEILALHFRGAGVREKAGRYAAMAGDRAASALAFERAAQLYRDALECLPGEAALVEKRADALVNAGRCAEAAPLYLDAARNARPEEALELRRRAAEQYLISGCMREGTEVLRPLVIELGLPYPATIQEALQGIIEHSIQLQGGGYRLKEQPDGAGSPSLLRQADVAWSASKGLGSVDILRGGYYSTRSTLLSAQAGDARRTARGLAILGLVTVARATPADVEAGNHMFAEGERLLRALGDEPYLTGLYKVTRGTAEMSLGHWRVAERLLTEGDELLQERCAGIAWELSQARMCVVYSLSQLGLLREAASRGNRWLRSAEETGDLFGGVSLEIHTSDALLAADQPEAALEQLRRALSKWSSELFTPQNLYGVVDSAKCELYKGDAAAAWKVLDGAWETALAANAMGWQFTRVQGLHFHAGAALALACQRPSERERMLASVSQDTQQLRQEGRHYSRASAALLQAGVAMTRGQPEEALRELEAAIAGFTEADMALHVACACWHKGRLLGGDEGRALVAEAEAVMHEQGIRHAERWVDVFAPGFSMR, from the coding sequence GTGAGCACGCCTGACGAGATCTTCCCGCCGGGATACCGGCTCGGCCGGTATGAGATTCTTCAGCGCGTGGGCGTCGGCGGCATGGGAGTTGTCTATCAAGCGCGTGACACCGAGCGCGGCACGATCGTGGCGCTCAAGACATTGCACCGGCTGGAGCCAGGCGCGCTGCTGCGGCTGAAGAACGAGTTCCGGTTCATGGCGAACGTGAACCACCCGAACCTCGTGTCGCTCCATGAGCTGATGTCGGTGGACGATCGCTGGTTCTTCACCATGGAGTACATCGACGGGGAGGATTTCTGGGTGCGGCTGCAGCGGGCCGTCCAGGAGAACGCAGGGGCCACCGCCTTCCCGCCCTCCCACACGGTCACCTCCGTGAAGGACCTCAACCAGGACGCGACCGCCACCATGGCGAGTGTCCCGGAGTCCTCGCCCGGCTCGGAGAACGGCCCGGGCGCCGCGGCGTTCGCGGAGGCTCCGCCCCGGCCCCTGCTGCCAGCCGAGGAGATCCGGCACATCTTCCGGCAGATCGCCCTCGCCATCGACGCACTGCACTCCGCCAGGCGGCTCCACTGTGACATCAAGCCTCGCAACGTCCTCCTGGCGCGCGACGGGCGGGTGGTGCTCGTGGACTTTGGCCTGTCGAAGAACCGCGCGGAGCCGAGTGTGAGCGAGCTGGCCGGTACCCCCGCCTACATCTCACCCGAGCAGATCGCCGGGCTGCCCGCCTCCGAAGCCAGCGACTGGTTCTCCTTCGGGGTGATGCTCTACGAGACACTCACCGGGAGAAAGGCCTTCTCGCGCAGCCGGCTGATGGGGGCGAAGGCCCTGAGCGAGCCGCCGTCCCTTCCTCCCTCGAATGAGGTGCCGGAGGATCTGGGCACGCTGTGCCGCGCGCTGCTGCAGCGCGACCCCTCCCTGCGGCCCAAGGGGCACGAGGTGCTGGCCCTGCTGGGGCAGGCCACGGGCGCGCCACTCGAGGCGGCGTCTCGGGACGGCGGCTTGATTGGCCGCGAGGAGCACCTCGCCGCCCTGTGGGACGCCTACACGGCCGTGGGAATCGGCGGTCGGACGGTCGTCGTCCACGTCCACGGCCTGTCCGGCATGGGCAAGACGGCGCTCGTGCACCGCTTCTTCGCGGCCATCGGCGAGCAGCGGGGCGCCATCGTCCTCAGCGGGCGGTGCTACGAGCGCGAATCCGTCCCCTACAAGGCATTCGATCCGCTCATCGACGCGCTCGCCCGCTACCTGCAAACCCTGCCCCTGGCCGAGGCTCAGGCGCTGGCACCCCAGCACCTCCCCGAGCTGCTGCGCATCTTTCCCGTGCTGCGCCAGGTGGAGGCCTTCTCTCGCGTGGAGCCCAGCCCCACGGACTCGGGCCGAGATCAACAAGAGCTCCGCCTGCGAGCCTTCCGCGGATTCAAGGAGCTGTTGGCGCGCCTGGCCCAGAACAACCGGGTGGTCCTCCACATCGATGATCTCCAGTGGGGTGATCAGGACAGCATCATCGCGTTGGGCGAGTTGATCGATCCGCCGGACGCTCCGCGGCTGCTGCTGCTGTGCGGCTACCGCACGGGGGAAGGGGAGGCCGCGGGATTGCTCGTGGCGCACCGTGCACGCGGCGCCGTGTTGGAGAACCCGCTCGATGTGCGCGAGGTGGTCCTCGGTCCCCTCACGGAGGAGCAATCGCGTCAGCTCGCGGCCACCTTGCTTCAGGTGGACGTGACGGATCCCCGAGTTCACGCCATCGCCCGGGAGGCGCACGGGAGCCCCTTCTTCGTCGAGGAACTGGTTCAGTACACGCGCTCGCGGGGCGCACAGGGGCCAGAGCTGGCCTCGGTGTCGCTGGATCAGGTGGTGCTGAGCCGGGTGGCGCAACTGCCCGAGCACGTGCGCCGCCTCCTGGAGTTGGTGGCCGTGGCGGGCAGGCCGGTGGAGCAGGGGCTCGTGTCGGACGCGGCCGGGATTCAAACGGACCCGCAGGCCCCATGGACCCTCCTGCGCTCCACCAACCTGGTTCGCACCCGGGGGGCGCGGGCGGAGGATCTGGTGGAGTGCTATCACGATCGGATCCGTGAGAGCGTTTCCAACCACCTGCCGGCGCTGGTGCTCACGGGGCACCACCTGAAGCTCGCCACGCTCCTGGAGAACAGGGGAGGGGCGGAGCCGGAGATCCTGGCGCTGCACTTCCGGGGCGCCGGTGTACGCGAGAAGGCCGGGCGCTACGCGGCCATGGCTGGCGATCGCGCCGCGAGTGCGCTCGCGTTCGAGCGCGCCGCTCAACTGTACCGGGACGCGCTGGAGTGCCTGCCCGGGGAAGCGGCGTTGGTGGAGAAGCGGGCGGACGCGCTCGTCAACGCGGGCCGGTGCGCGGAGGCCGCGCCGCTGTATCTCGATGCGGCGCGGAATGCTCGACCCGAGGAGGCGCTCGAGTTGCGCCGACGCGCCGCCGAGCAGTACCTGATCAGCGGGTGCATGCGGGAGGGGACCGAGGTCCTCAGGCCGCTGGTGATCGAGCTGGGGCTGCCGTACCCGGCGACGATCCAGGAGGCGTTGCAGGGAATCATCGAGCACTCCATCCAGTTGCAGGGCGGAGGTTATCGGCTCAAGGAGCAGCCGGACGGAGCGGGCTCGCCGTCGTTGCTGCGCCAGGCGGATGTGGCCTGGAGCGCGTCCAAGGGCCTGGGCTCGGTGGACATCCTGCGAGGGGGCTACTACAGCACTCGCAGTACGCTGCTCTCCGCCCAGGCGGGAGACGCCCGGCGCACCGCGCGCGGGTTGGCCATTCTCGGGCTGGTCACCGTGGCGCGCGCCACGCCCGCGGATGTCGAGGCGGGCAACCACATGTTCGCCGAGGGCGAGCGCCTTCTGCGCGCTTTGGGCGACGAGCCGTATCTGACGGGTTTGTACAAGGTGACGCGTGGCACGGCGGAGATGTCGCTGGGTCACTGGCGTGTCGCGGAGCGCCTGCTCACGGAGGGCGACGAGCTCTTGCAGGAGCGCTGCGCGGGCATCGCGTGGGAGCTCAGCCAGGCACGCATGTGCGTCGTCTACTCGCTCTCCCAGCTGGGATTGCTCCGGGAGGCGGCGAGCCGGGGGAATCGCTGGCTGAGGAGCGCCGAGGAGACGGGGGATCTGTTCGGCGGGGTCTCGCTGGAGATCCACACGAGCGATGCCTTGCTGGCGGCGGATCAGCCGGAGGCCGCGCTCGAGCAGCTCCGGCGAGCGCTCTCCAAGTGGTCCTCGGAGTTGTTCACGCCCCAGAACCTGTATGGGGTCGTGGATTCGGCGAAGTGCGAGCTGTACAAGGGAGATGCCGCCGCGGCCTGGAAGGTCCTGGATGGCGCGTGGGAGACGGCGCTCGCCGCCAATGCCATGGGCTGGCAGTTCACCCGCGTGCAGGGACTGCACTTCCACGCGGGAGCCGCGCTGGCGCTGGCGTGTCAGCGGCCCTCGGAGCGGGAGCGGATGCTGGCGAGCGTCTCCCAGGATACGCAGCAGTTGCGGCAGGAGGGCCGGCACTACTCACGCGCGTCGGCCGCGCTCCTCCAGGCCGGCGTGGCCATGACGCGGGGACAGCCCGAGGAGGCGCTCCGTGAGCTGGAGGCGGCGATCGCGGGCTTCACCGAGGCGGACATGGCGCTCCATGTCGCTTGCGCGTGCTGGCACAAGGGGCGGTTGCTCGGCGGAGACGAGGGGCGGGCGCTCGTCGCCGAGGCGGAGGCCGTGATGCATGAGCAGGGCATCCGCCACGCCGAGCGCTGGGTGGACGTGTTCGCACCCGGCTTCTCCATGCGATGA
- a CDS encoding SagB family peptide dehydrogenase yields MSDSSSSFLHVAFSAGLRIEQGEDGPRLWSQDEPLALGVLPRAIWDAFTLLVGGSVSEEALVGQVERAGGFQAVVFLHVILAKLARRGALRYLVQGPVGTLATLEPLSPRFELSSQPLASVRRLRLSRFAHVRRDGEALVLESPRAHGRVVLGHAAALALLAGLAMPTTPDAAVERLAPHEVPAALTLLELLFRTGFVLAAESDGSTEEERRPALALWEFHDLLFHAGSRRRLYGRRVGGTYRLAGTVAPLPAVPPPSEPAIALPRPDLALLARSDPPLVEAMERRRSHREPGARGVTLAHLGELLFRCARVRQVRPGERDEESSRPHPSGGARYPLETYVVVGQCEGLEPGLYHHDAAGHRLEQRGGMTPTVRALLADAQVGSHPPRVLLILAARFARTSFKYESIAYALILKEAGVLLQSLSLAATAMGLAACVVGRGNPELFEHAAATEGVAESSVAEFAIHGCTPEGRPLAEPHSRP; encoded by the coding sequence ATGTCTGATTCCAGCTCCTCGTTCCTCCACGTTGCCTTCTCCGCTGGACTCCGCATCGAACAGGGCGAGGACGGTCCTCGGCTCTGGTCTCAGGATGAACCCCTCGCCCTGGGGGTCCTGCCACGGGCAATCTGGGATGCCTTCACATTGCTCGTGGGAGGGAGCGTTTCCGAGGAGGCACTCGTCGGGCAGGTGGAGCGGGCGGGAGGATTCCAGGCCGTGGTGTTCCTGCATGTCATCCTGGCGAAGCTCGCGCGGCGAGGCGCTCTTCGCTATCTCGTCCAGGGTCCCGTGGGAACACTCGCCACCCTGGAGCCGCTCTCTCCTCGGTTCGAGCTGTCGTCCCAGCCGCTGGCCTCGGTGCGGCGGCTCCGGCTCTCGCGCTTCGCGCATGTCCGGAGGGATGGAGAGGCGTTGGTCCTCGAGAGCCCTCGTGCTCATGGCCGGGTGGTGCTTGGCCATGCGGCCGCCCTGGCGCTCCTGGCCGGGCTCGCGATGCCCACGACGCCTGACGCCGCGGTGGAGCGGCTCGCTCCTCACGAAGTCCCCGCCGCCCTGACCCTGTTGGAACTCCTCTTCCGCACGGGCTTCGTCCTGGCCGCGGAGTCCGATGGGAGCACCGAGGAGGAGCGCCGCCCCGCCCTGGCCCTCTGGGAGTTTCACGATCTGCTCTTCCATGCGGGCTCCCGCCGACGGCTCTACGGGCGGCGCGTGGGCGGCACCTACCGTCTGGCGGGTACGGTCGCCCCGCTTCCCGCGGTCCCTCCTCCCTCCGAGCCGGCCATCGCGCTGCCCCGCCCGGATCTCGCGCTGCTGGCGCGGAGTGATCCACCCCTCGTCGAGGCCATGGAGCGCCGCCGCTCCCACCGGGAGCCTGGAGCGCGGGGCGTCACGCTCGCCCACCTGGGAGAGCTTCTGTTCCGGTGCGCGCGTGTGAGGCAGGTGCGTCCAGGCGAGCGCGATGAGGAGTCCAGTCGTCCCCATCCCTCCGGTGGCGCCCGCTATCCCCTGGAGACCTACGTCGTCGTGGGTCAGTGTGAGGGGCTGGAGCCCGGCCTCTATCATCATGATGCCGCCGGTCACCGGCTCGAGCAGCGCGGCGGGATGACTCCCACCGTGCGGGCCCTGCTGGCGGATGCCCAGGTGGGCTCGCATCCGCCGCGGGTGTTGTTGATCCTCGCGGCCCGGTTCGCACGGACTTCCTTCAAGTACGAGTCCATCGCCTACGCGCTCATCCTCAAGGAAGCGGGCGTCCTGCTCCAGTCCCTCTCACTGGCCGCCACGGCCATGGGACTCGCCGCCTGTGTGGTGGGGCGTGGTAACCCGGAACTTTTCGAGCACGCTGCCGCGACGGAGGGCGTGGCGGAGTCCTCGGTCGCGGAGTTCGCGATCCACGGATGTACTCCCGAGGGGCGGCCCTTGGCAGAGCCTCACTCCAGGCCCTAA
- the lanM gene encoding type 2 lanthipeptide synthetase LanM, with amino-acid sequence MREEPTAPLHARVARLASRVAPAGAVPGWERELALWLEEASRAEGEAVMAWNASPEEAALGPLLVAAGAALTRQLAHVDVRMLPSAHGALVGLLSRRLVAACAQVLAYERRAIEAVSGGPAPLDASTMGWLQRLEAYPVLAALLTRRMLDWRVHVGEMLSRLAVDSELLGRTLFHGAPVPVLAGVLGDLGDLHGGRSVAVLQFEGGLRAVYKPKDLRITRGVQEFCAFLNERGLPLSLHVREVLCREGYTWEEFVPAGPCESAAAAGRFYFRMGMLVRLLQLLEGRDFWLDNVVAAGEFPVLVDLEMVLQPRRRMSAEPLASRLAEERLHESVALLGILAAPLAIAPGVPAEDVGALATPRVFMSPLRRGHARWTHDAHAPMLAGEPVRAVEHLEALLDGYRAMHARLFASRHELLEAGSPLARMAGPPVRYIHRDTWSCHRLIQAGLAPALLSQQERREEAFSSLLRAARAHPEAEAEGRVVRAEVDAMRWLDVPYFLCHADSDALLGADGQLLQAGFFEGDAFSRLRRRIRELDVFPLGRHEDLLRSTLATGRHALAPLDPVRAEEESSPDWLAEAIGVGDTLLGEAISAGGALAWLGMTYQPLHDLWQLDVLPADLLTGSAGIALVLANLYRVSGLERFRAAALGALEPVRWAVAHAGSSTAPLIETGAFRGLGAQLHALHQCGIVLEAPELQALARTRLAALPLEALLARTSLDVVSGMTGLLLVLLASDELGAARLVVEVLEQRLATGAVPPPWPGSGTLDGLPPLAEGLELCAGRVEKRLGSAPRWRRFAPRERDTLGALLTRLAMAREQGQPGGSLRPRVLRALEEAHAASSVAVQLDAIELALDAAQTWEDAALTSRARRFGAALLARRRLRGRWFPERLEADVHQLSAIWGLSAVAHAFLRLHEPRVPSPRLLAPP; translated from the coding sequence ATGAGGGAAGAGCCCACGGCTCCGCTGCATGCCCGGGTGGCGCGACTCGCCTCCAGGGTGGCCCCGGCGGGTGCCGTGCCGGGGTGGGAGCGTGAACTCGCGCTCTGGTTGGAGGAGGCCTCGCGGGCCGAGGGCGAGGCCGTCATGGCCTGGAACGCCAGCCCGGAAGAGGCCGCGCTGGGACCGCTCCTCGTCGCCGCTGGTGCGGCCCTCACGCGCCAGCTCGCGCACGTGGACGTGAGAATGCTCCCTTCCGCGCATGGGGCGCTCGTGGGGCTCCTCTCCCGCCGTCTCGTGGCCGCGTGCGCCCAGGTGCTGGCGTACGAGCGCCGGGCCATCGAGGCCGTGTCCGGTGGCCCCGCTCCGCTCGATGCGAGCACGATGGGGTGGCTGCAGCGGCTGGAGGCGTACCCCGTCCTCGCCGCTCTTCTGACACGGCGCATGTTGGATTGGCGGGTGCATGTCGGCGAGATGCTGTCGCGGCTCGCCGTGGATTCGGAGCTGCTGGGGAGGACGCTCTTCCACGGTGCTCCCGTGCCGGTGCTCGCTGGCGTCCTTGGAGATCTCGGCGACCTGCACGGTGGCCGTTCGGTGGCGGTCCTCCAGTTCGAGGGAGGGCTTCGCGCCGTCTACAAGCCGAAGGATCTGCGCATCACGCGCGGGGTCCAGGAGTTCTGCGCCTTCCTGAACGAGCGGGGGCTGCCCCTGTCCTTGCACGTCCGCGAGGTCCTCTGCCGTGAAGGCTACACGTGGGAGGAGTTCGTTCCGGCGGGGCCCTGTGAGAGCGCCGCCGCGGCCGGGCGGTTCTATTTCCGTATGGGAATGCTCGTGCGCCTGCTGCAACTGTTGGAGGGGCGGGACTTCTGGCTCGACAACGTGGTGGCGGCGGGGGAGTTCCCGGTGCTCGTGGACCTGGAGATGGTGCTTCAACCCCGCCGGCGCATGTCCGCGGAGCCGCTGGCCTCGAGGTTGGCGGAGGAGCGCCTCCACGAGTCGGTGGCCCTGCTCGGCATCCTCGCCGCGCCTCTGGCCATTGCTCCGGGTGTCCCCGCGGAGGATGTCGGGGCGCTGGCGACGCCACGCGTTTTCATGAGCCCGTTACGGCGGGGCCACGCCCGCTGGACGCACGATGCGCATGCTCCGATGCTGGCGGGTGAGCCCGTGAGGGCCGTGGAGCACCTCGAGGCCCTCCTGGATGGGTACCGGGCGATGCACGCCCGGTTGTTCGCGAGCCGCCACGAGTTGCTCGAGGCCGGAAGTCCGCTCGCGCGGATGGCCGGGCCGCCCGTCCGGTACATCCACCGGGATACCTGGTCGTGTCACCGGCTCATCCAGGCCGGGTTGGCACCGGCGCTGCTGAGCCAGCAGGAGCGCCGCGAGGAGGCCTTCTCCAGTCTGCTCCGCGCGGCCCGTGCCCACCCGGAGGCGGAGGCGGAAGGCCGGGTGGTGCGGGCGGAGGTGGACGCCATGCGCTGGCTGGACGTGCCCTACTTCCTCTGTCATGCCGATAGCGATGCGCTGCTGGGCGCCGACGGGCAGTTGCTCCAGGCGGGCTTCTTCGAAGGCGATGCGTTCTCTCGTCTGCGGCGGCGCATCCGGGAACTGGATGTGTTTCCGCTCGGGCGGCATGAGGACTTGCTGCGCTCGACGCTCGCGACCGGACGGCATGCCCTGGCTCCTTTGGATCCGGTCCGGGCCGAAGAGGAGTCCTCCCCGGATTGGCTGGCGGAGGCCATCGGCGTCGGGGACACCCTGCTGGGTGAGGCGATCTCCGCGGGGGGCGCGTTGGCCTGGTTGGGAATGACATACCAGCCGCTCCACGATCTCTGGCAGTTGGATGTCCTGCCCGCGGACCTGCTGACGGGCTCGGCGGGAATCGCCCTCGTGCTCGCGAACCTCTACAGGGTGAGTGGCCTCGAGCGTTTCCGGGCCGCGGCACTTGGAGCGCTCGAGCCGGTGCGGTGGGCCGTTGCACATGCCGGCTCCTCCACCGCGCCTCTCATCGAGACCGGTGCGTTCCGTGGCCTTGGAGCACAGCTCCATGCGCTGCACCAATGCGGCATCGTCCTGGAGGCGCCGGAGCTTCAGGCGTTGGCGAGGACTCGTCTCGCCGCGCTTCCGCTGGAGGCACTCCTCGCGAGGACCTCTCTCGACGTGGTGTCGGGCATGACGGGCTTGCTGCTGGTCCTGCTCGCCTCCGATGAACTCGGGGCCGCTCGGCTCGTGGTCGAGGTGCTGGAGCAGCGGCTCGCGACGGGCGCCGTGCCTCCGCCGTGGCCGGGCTCTGGCACCTTGGACGGACTGCCTCCCCTGGCCGAAGGCCTGGAGCTGTGTGCCGGACGTGTGGAGAAGCGGCTCGGCTCGGCGCCGCGGTGGCGGCGCTTCGCGCCACGGGAGCGTGACACCCTCGGCGCCCTGCTGACCCGGCTCGCCATGGCGCGCGAACAAGGACAACCCGGCGGCTCGCTCCGTCCTCGAGTGCTGCGCGCGCTCGAGGAGGCTCACGCCGCGTCCTCGGTGGCCGTCCAGCTGGATGCCATCGAGCTCGCCCTGGACGCGGCCCAGACGTGGGAGGACGCCGCGCTCACCTCACGCGCACGGCGATTCGGGGCCGCACTGCTCGCGAGGCGCCGTCTCCGCGGGCGCTGGTTCCCCGAGCGCCTCGAGGCGGATGTGCATCAGCTCTCGGCCATCTGGGGGCTGTCCGCCGTGGCGCACGCCTTCCTGCGCCTGCACGAGCCTCGGGTGCCCTCGCCGCGGCTGCTCGCGCCGCCTTGA
- a CDS encoding S53 family peptidase, translating to MGLSQERLAVRPSPDAQDTPPITVTFILRRRNQVPALVEMEHTLPAQRKYLSQEDIVTEYGATHEDILRVMGYAVAAGLKVLECSCRGAFVKVSGNVEALRAAFHVTEDARGFFTFHVSADVSECVRWILGLDDRLITRPSFHYRAPPHTKKTAAPLEMEAALDSMEWAPDPLQPISYTPSEVAKLYQYPPLTGDGQCLGIIALEGSYSDQDMKAYFMALGVEMPRIIKIGEDTPDDSWLPNAEVTQDIQIAAALCPQADIAVYHARGAGFREYFDILQCAIFDSKHRPSVLSVSWSFPEVDGRGPTPEEAEIFDELFRLAALQGITICASSGDYGSVTPVIQQGNPCMTPAANFAATSPYVLGCGGTTLHASQGHILEEVVWNRLHEHTLWSADEEQCDAIHFSMASGGGISKMFPLPNYQRNAQVRPTITRRWNKFTLAETSSYAGRGTPDVAANADMLTGYQIFFDGQPAVGGGTSAAAPMWAALVLLINQGLALNHGPDVRVGWLNPLLYSLCVTKKLKVIRPVTQGSTGGYSASSKTPWNACTGLGTPIGDALAEALGAWPLAGTRKHANTGS from the coding sequence GTGGGTCTGAGCCAGGAGCGCCTCGCCGTCCGCCCTTCGCCTGACGCGCAAGACACCCCGCCCATCACGGTGACGTTCATCCTCCGCCGCCGCAACCAGGTGCCCGCCCTCGTCGAGATGGAGCACACCCTCCCGGCGCAACGAAAGTACCTCTCCCAGGAGGACATCGTGACGGAGTACGGAGCCACGCACGAGGACATCCTCCGGGTCATGGGCTACGCGGTCGCCGCCGGGCTCAAGGTCCTGGAGTGCAGTTGTCGAGGCGCTTTCGTCAAGGTATCCGGCAACGTGGAAGCCCTTCGGGCCGCGTTCCATGTCACGGAAGATGCGCGGGGGTTCTTCACCTTTCATGTTTCCGCGGACGTCAGTGAATGCGTGCGGTGGATCCTCGGACTGGATGACCGGCTCATCACACGTCCGTCCTTCCACTACAGGGCCCCGCCGCACACCAAGAAGACCGCCGCGCCTTTGGAAATGGAGGCCGCCCTCGATTCCATGGAGTGGGCCCCCGATCCGCTCCAGCCCATTTCCTATACGCCGTCCGAGGTCGCCAAACTCTACCAGTACCCCCCCTTGACTGGCGATGGACAGTGCCTGGGCATCATCGCGCTGGAGGGGAGCTACTCCGACCAGGACATGAAGGCATACTTCATGGCGCTTGGGGTCGAGATGCCGAGGATCATCAAGATCGGCGAGGACACACCCGACGACTCCTGGCTGCCCAACGCGGAAGTGACCCAGGACATCCAGATCGCGGCGGCGCTCTGCCCCCAGGCGGACATCGCCGTCTACCATGCGCGGGGCGCGGGGTTCCGGGAGTACTTCGACATCCTCCAGTGCGCCATCTTCGACTCCAAACACAGGCCGTCCGTGCTGTCGGTGAGCTGGTCCTTCCCCGAGGTGGATGGCCGGGGGCCCACCCCCGAGGAGGCCGAGATCTTCGACGAGCTGTTCCGGCTGGCGGCCCTCCAGGGAATCACCATCTGCGCCTCCTCCGGTGACTATGGCTCGGTGACGCCCGTCATCCAGCAAGGCAACCCCTGCATGACGCCCGCGGCCAACTTCGCCGCCACCAGCCCCTATGTGCTGGGCTGTGGTGGAACGACCCTGCATGCGAGTCAGGGCCACATCCTGGAGGAAGTGGTCTGGAACAGGCTCCACGAGCACACGCTCTGGAGCGCCGACGAGGAGCAGTGTGACGCCATCCACTTCTCCATGGCGAGCGGTGGAGGCATCAGCAAGATGTTCCCGCTCCCCAACTACCAGCGAAACGCGCAGGTGCGACCCACCATCACCCGGCGGTGGAACAAGTTCACCCTCGCCGAGACCAGCAGCTACGCGGGCCGCGGCACGCCCGACGTCGCGGCGAACGCGGACATGCTGACGGGCTACCAGATCTTCTTCGATGGCCAACCCGCCGTCGGCGGTGGAACGAGCGCGGCGGCGCCCATGTGGGCGGCCCTCGTGCTGCTCATCAACCAGGGGCTGGCCCTCAATCACGGTCCGGATGTGCGCGTGGGCTGGCTCAACCCCCTGCTCTACTCGCTCTGCGTGACGAAGAAGCTGAAGGTCATCCGGCCGGTCACTCAAGGGAGCACCGGTGGCTACTCGGCCTCCAGCAAGACTCCCTGGAATGCTTGCACCGGCCTCGGAACGCCCATCGGGGATGCACTGGCGGAGGCCCTCGGCGCCTGGCCTCTCGCCGGCACACGGAAGCACGCGAACACGGGGAGCTGA